The following are encoded together in the Arvicanthis niloticus isolate mArvNil1 chromosome 9, mArvNil1.pat.X, whole genome shotgun sequence genome:
- the Mad2l1 gene encoding mitotic spindle assembly checkpoint protein MAD2A, whose protein sequence is MAQQLAREQGITLRGSAEIVAEFFSFGINSILYQRGIYPSETFTRVQKYGLTLLVTTDPELIKYLNNVVEQLKEWLFKCSVQKLVVVISNIESGEVLERWQFDIECDKTAKEEGVRREKSQKAIQDEIRSVIRQITATVTFLPLLEVSCSFDLLIYTDKDLVVPEKWEESGPQFITNSEEVRLRSFTTTIHKVNSMVAYKMPVSD, encoded by the exons ATGGCCCAGCAGCTCGCCCGGGAGCAAGGCATCACCCTGCGTGGGAGCGCAGAAATCGTGGCCGAGTTTTTTT CATTTGGCATCAACAGCATTTTGTATCAGCGTGGCATTTATCCGTCGGAAACCTTTACTCGAGTGCAGAAATATGGACTCACCTTGCTTGTAACTACTGACCCCGAGCTCATAAAGTATCTCAATAATGTGGTGGAGCAGCTAAAAG AGTGGCTGTTCAAGTGCTCAGTTCAGAAACTGGTGGTGGtcatctcaaatattgaaagtgGTGAAGTCCTTGAAAGATGGCAGTTTGATATTGAGTGTGACAAAACTGCAAAAGAGGAAGG TGTTCGCAGAGAAAAGTCCCAGAAAGCCATACAGGATGAAATCCGTTCAGTGATCAGACAGATTACAGCTACTGTGACATTTCTGCCACTGTTGGAAGTTTCTT GTTCATTTGATCTGCTGATTTACACTGACAAAGACTTGGTGGTACCTGAAAAGTGGGAAGAATCAGGACCCCAGTTTATTACCAATTCAGAAGAAGTCCGTCTACGATCATTTACGACCACAATCCACAAAGTGAATAGCATGGTGGCCTACAAAATGCCTGTCAGTGACTGA